In the Silvanigrella aquatica genome, TTGCTTTGTGGAATTGCGACCACCTTCAATGTTATAATTTGATTCTTTATCAATGTTTCCAATTAATTTAAATAAAGTAGGCCGCCCGACGGCATAATAATGATTCAGGGCTTCAAGCCCTTTTCCTTGCTTTACTAAAGCAATTTCAATTTCATAGGCATTTAAATATTCTTTATATAAGCTCATTGTTTGATTATAAATTTCATGTTCTCCAACAGCAATGAGACCTAGAGACTCATATTCTTTGAATGCTTTATCTAATTGATTTTTGAATGTTTGAAGATCTTCAAAATTTTTTGCCATTTTATCACGCTGATTAGCAACGCTATCTGCAATAACTAAAACTTCTCTACGAGAAAGATTGCCGACATATAAATTGATTTTTGAAAAAGCTTCAATGCTCGGCATCCAGCTATTTCCTGTTTCCTGGGCAAAGGATTGTGTTTTATCAATCATAAAAATACAATATAAGCAGGAAAATAAAATCAATGTAATAAGAACAATGATTGATGTGATGATTTTAAAAGCGAGACTTTTTTTTGTCATTTATGATTTCCTAAATAAGGAAACTTATTTACATTTGTTATTTTATTTTAATTTTATAAATTATAAGGAGGAAATTTTTTCCATTTGACAGAGTTATAACAGGAATTAAATTTTTATTTTTGTAAATTTATAAAAAGGGACGCCACATTTTAAATGAAATTCTAAGCCGTTTTGTCACTACCCAAAATTAACAATTCTATAGTATGAGTTGTCTGTTTTAATTTTTGCCCCTGATCTACGAGTTCATTTGAGGATTGAGCTGTTTCGTTAACGGCGATTTGGTTTTTTTGTGTAGCGCGGTCAATTTCAGACATAGCTGTGGTAATTTGTCTGACGCCAATGTCTTGTTCTTTTGTGGCCGCAGAAATTTGGTCAATAACCGAAACCATATTCACAATGTCTTCTGAAATATGCATAAAAGATTCTTGTGCTTCCGATGTCACGGACTTTCCTTCAGCAACGCGGTCTTTGGTTATATTTAAAATTTTATTGACTTCTTCTTGGCTTTTTGTAATGAGTTCTTGAATTTCTTGCGCCGATTTACCGCTTATTTTTGCTAAATTACCCACTTCTTCGGCAACCACAGCGAAGCCTTTACCATATTCCCCGGCACGAGCCGATTCAATGGAGGCATTTAAGGACAACAATTCGGTTTTAGAAACAATGTCATTAATAACCGAAGTTTTTGTGTGAATTTGATTGATAATTTCGGCAATGTTTTGCAATTGACTGTTGGATTCTTGAATGGTTTCCATGCTGTTAACCAGCTTTTTCATGGTTTCTTGGCTGCTCTCCGCTTTACTCGAAGCGCTCTTGGCCACATTATTCGATTCCTGCGCATTTTCAGCGGTTTTATTGACCATGCTGGTAATTTCGTTAATGGCCGCCGTAGTTTCGTGTACCGATGCTGCTTGTTCCGTTACGGAGGCAGATAGAGTTTCAGAGCTATTTTTTAAAGTGTGCGAAATTTTCATGGTATTTTCGCCTTGTCTTTTGAGCTCTATAATTCCTAGTTTAATAGTGTTTGTTAATTTAAGAATAATTAAAACAATAGCAGTCATAATAATTAAGGATAATGTTATTACAATGGACATTGTCCAGTTAGTGAGAGATGTTAAATAATTTCCTTGCTTTGTTGCATTCTCGCCGCCTTTGGCATTGAAATCGGCTTCTTTATCCACTGCTTCTAGAAATTTAAATAAGTTTTTTTTGCCTGTTGTATTATAATGATTAATAGCTTCAGCTGCTTTGCCTTCTTTCACTAAATTGAGCTCTTTATTCATGTCTTCCATATAGGTTTTGTATGTTGCTAAAGTAACATCGTAAAACGGTTGTTCCCCAGGGCCAAGTAAACCTAATGTAATATAGTCTTTAATTTCTTTATCCAGGTTGGTACTGAATTTTTCAATGTCAGCAAAATTTTGTTCGCGTCCTTCGGTATCTTTTATGGCGGCATTGGCCATAACCAATATGCTGCGCCGTGACATATTTCCTGCGAGCACGTTAATGCGTGCAATGGCCTCAATACTGGGCATCCAGCTCGTGCCCACATCGTTGGCGTAAAATTGGGCTTTGTTAATCATTGTAATACAATAAACGCATGAGAAAAGAATTAAAAAGCCAAGTATAGAAATGGAAGTGATAATTTTAAATGACAGACTTTTATTGCCCATAAGTAGTGCCTCTTTGCGAAGTTCGTGACTACAAACACACCATCGGTTGAATTTTAATGAAATTAAGTCGTTTTAATTTTTTTTCTACTTCAATTAGGAAGCGCGTTTCGTTGAACCCATTATCAAGAGTTCAATTTCACTTGTGGTTTTAATAAGTTTTTCACCTTGCTCAACAAGTTCATTGGAGGAATGCGCTGTTTCGTTAACCGCAAGTTGATTTTTTTGTGTCCCACGATCAATTTCAGACATAGCTAATGTAATTTGTCTTACACCAACGTCTTGTTCTTTAGTGGCCGCAGAAATTTGTTCGATAACAGAAACCATATTTATAATGTCTTCTGAAATATGTAAAAAAGATTTTTGAGCCTCATTTGTGACCGCTTTTCCTTCAGCAACCCGATCTTTAGTTACATTAAGTATTTTATTCACTTCTTCCTGGCTTTTGACAATGAGCTCTTGAATTTCTTGTGCCGATTTTCCGCTGACTTTAGCCAAATTTCCGACCTCTTCGGCAACCACGGCAAAGCCTTTGCCGTACTCACCGGCACGCGCCGATTCTATGGAGGCATTTAAAGACAACAGCTCTGTTTTTGAGACAATGTCATTAATGACCGAAGTTTTTGTATGAATTTGAGTGATAATTTGAGCGATATTTTGTAGTTGACTGTTGGATTCTTGAATGGTTTCCATACTAGAGACTAATTTTTTCATTGTCTCTTGGCTGGCGTCAGCTTCATTGGAAGCTTCCTTGGCTACTTTAGCAGATACTTCCGCATTTTCAGAAGTTTTATTGACCATACTCGTAATTTCATTAATAGCGGCCGTGGTTTCATGCACCGAAGCTGCCTGTGCTGTGACAGATGCTGAAAGCGATTGCGAACTGTGTTTTAATGTTTGTGAAATTTTCATGGTGCTGTCACCTTGTTGTTTTAATTCTTCAATTGCAGTTTTAATTTTTTGAGTTAATTTAAGAATAATACCAGTAATAACTAAAATAATGACTATGGAAGAGATAATCACAATGGACATAGTCCAATTTGTCAGAGCCGTTAAATAACTGCCTTTTTTGGAGGACGTTTCAGCTCCGTCTTTGTTAAATTGTGTTTCTTTGCTTTCGGCTTCAAGTAATTTAAATAAGTTGACGTTCCCATTTTCTCTAAAATCTTGCATGGCCTCTTGCTTTTTTCCTTGTTTTAAAAGATCTTGTTCATAATTTATTGATTGTATAAAAAGATTATAATATTTCATGACTTCATCGTAATATGGTTTTTCTCCAAGATCGACAGATAATAAACCACTTGTATCATACTCTTTTAAATTTTTATCTAGTTTTGCTTTAAATGTCTCTAAACCTTCTTTTAACTTATCTATATCTTTTAAATTATTGTAACCATACTCACTTAAAATAGTCACATGACGTCTTGAAACATTTCCAACTTGCGTAGTTATATCGGCAAAGGCATCAATGCTGGGGAGCCAATTTATAGCAAGTTCATTAGCATATAGTTGGGTTTTATTGATCATAAAAATACAATATATGCTTGTGAAAAGTATGAGAATGCCAAGTAAAAAAATGGAACTCATAATTTTAAAATTGAGACTTTTGCTATTCATTTAATTGCCCCATTAAAAAATAATTGAAAGAGAAATGATATCGGATCTATTTTATTTTTATTAAGAATTTATTTTAGAAAATTTCATAATTAATATCTCAATTTGTGTTGTTTTTGTAATCAATTTGTAATATTTTTTCGCAAATAAATTTAATTTATTTTCTATTTTAGTAACAAATTTATTTGTGAGAATTTCACTTATAATCTGTGGGACATTTTGCGACTGATTATTAAATTAATGTATATGCTGAATGATATTAGATTTTTTTGTTTTTACTTAGCTTGAGTTCGCCTTATTTTGAATTTTTTGTATCAGAATGAGTATTAGCATGTTCAATTTTAAAATCCCTTGTTAGAGGAAAAAGTGAATCAGAACCAAACCACTTATTAAAAATTTCTTTTGCTCTTCCTGATGTTTCCATATCTTCTAAAATATCATTAATTAATTTTAATAAATCATCGGAATTTTTTCTGACGCCAATTCCATAGGGCTCGGAAGAAATATCAAAATGGGTTATTTCAAAATCAGGCTTACTTTTTATATTTGCAAGAATGCCAACTAAAACTGATTCATCTGTTGTGATTGCAAAGATTTTCTCAAGGTAAAGAGCATGTGCTGCTTGGGAATAATCTTCTAATCCTAGAATTGTTGCTTTAGGAAGATATTTTTTCGTATTTGATTCCGCTGTAGAGCCTTTTGAAGTAATAATTATTTTTCCATCTAAATCTTTTAATTCGGCGACGGTACCCTTGCGAACTAAAAATTTTTGTTTTGAAACAAAATATTGATAGCTAAAGTCAATTTGTTCTTTTCTTTCTTTAGTCATTGTCATTGTACATATTAAAACATCTACTTCCTTTTTTAGTAACAAGGGGATTCTTGTGGATGAATTCACTGTTTTAAAAACAGCTTTGACCTTCAGTCTATTTGCAATTTCATTTGCAAAATCTATGTCATATCCTTCTAATATTCTTGTTTTTTGATCAATTTTCTTAATATAACCAAATGGAACTAAATTATCTTTTACGCCAAAAACAATCTCATTTTTATTCTTAATTTCTGTAATAGCATCTGAGTATGCTAAATTATTATAGAAGAAAAATAGATATGCGGCATTAAATAATATAATAAATTTTACAATAAAATAATTAAAATTAATCATAAATCACCTTTAATTAATATTTCAATTTCTTTTGCAGTTGAGTCTAATTTAGTGCTTTCCTCAACTAATTTAATTGCAGAGTTTGAGTTGGTTTCAGCTGTTTCCTTACAGTATTGAGTCGATTTATCAATATCTCCCATTGATGTAGCAATTTGTCTTATACCAATCTCTTGTTCTTGTGTGGCTTCTGATATTTGCGAAATAGTGTTTGTCATTGTTGAAATATCATCGGCAATTTTTTGAAAAGCAGTTTGTGCTTCTGTCGTTACTAATTTTCCTTCATCAATTTTTACTTTTGTCACTCCTAGAATCTTATTTACTTGTTCTTGACTTTTTGTAATTAATTCTTGAATTTCACTTGCTGATTTACCGCTAATTTTTGCCAATACGCCAACTTCTTCTGCTACTACAGCAAATCCTTTACCATGTTCTCCAGCCCTTGCTGATTCAATTGAAGCGTTTAGAGATAGTAATTCAGTTTTAGCAACAATATCGTTAATTACAGTTGTTTTAGAATTTATTTGTGAAATAATGGCAGAAATTTCCTGTAATTTATTATTTGATTCTTGAATATTATGCATCGCAAAAACAAGTTTTTTCATTATTGTCTGTCCCTCATTTGCTTTTGAGGTGGCACTTTCTGCAATTTTTCTAGATTCAATAGAGTTTTCAGATGTTTTATTCACCATGCTTGTAATTTGATTGACAGCAGCTCCTGTTTTTAAAACAGCATCTCCTTGTTCAATAACTGTTTTAGACAATGAATTTGAATCTTTTTTCAAGAGCATGGCAATATCATTTGTTGAAATACTTTGTTTCTTTAAATTTTCGATTCCATTAATAATAGATCTTGTTGAAATATTTACAATTCTAAAAATTATAATTGAAATAATTAAACTTAATGAAAATATAATAATCATACCAATAATAGTTACTTTAGTAAAATAAGCTCCTTTTCTAGTAGAATTAAGTGCTCCTTTATAATTGATATCAGCTATTTCAAAAAAACTAGACTCAGCATTTTTCATTAGAGGTATTGCTTTTGTCTTAATTAAAAGAAGAGCTCCTTTTTCATCATTTTTCCCTGAATTTTTAAAAATTTCATTTACCAAAGATCGAATCTCGTCCCACATTGGTAAAAATTTTTGCAATTCAGCGCGCTCTTCCGGTCCCGTTATTTCTGTTTCATATATAGCAATTAAAGCATTTACTGATTTTATTGTATCATTTATTACCATTAATTGATCATGATAGTTGTCTTTATCTGATATGGTTAAAAGCTCAAATTGAAGCGATTTTAATAATACAATTTGAGCGACAATTCGCTGAGCGGTATCCACACTTGGCAACCAGCTTAGACCCGTTTCATCAGCAAATTTATTTGTTGTTATAATCATTGAAATTGTATAAATTGAAGTCATAAATATGAGACTAAGTAAGATAAATATTGAAGTGTAAAGTTTAAATGGTAAGCTTTTCTTTTTCATTTTTCCTCTTTTTGCAAAAACGTAAATATTTTATATTAATTAAATTTTAAATAATTTAAAATTTAGTGCATGCCATAAGTGACAACTAAACTGAAAATCAAGTAAATATAATATAATATTTAAAATATTAACGGAGCTTAAAAATTTTTCAAAAATGTATGCCTATTTATTTTGAAAGATAAACTTTTGATTCAAATAATACCCTTCCATTTTACCTTTAGAAAACTTTAGCTCTAACATCGGAAGGATTTGCTATTAATTGATTATTAAATTTAAAAAAATATTTTACTGTTTATTTTTTGTCTTTTGAAAACGTAATACGCCATTTTTTATTTGTCGATCTTATTAGCATGCTATAAGCACAAGGAACTATAAAAAGAGTGAGCAAAGTGGAAGAGATTAATCCACCAATGACAGTCACTCCCATGGCATTAGCACCGCTGCTACCGGGACCTGAATGAAAAAGAAGAGGTAACATTCCAGCAATCATTGTTAAGGTTGTCATAAGAATAGGTCTGAAGCGGATAAAAGCTGCCTCTAATAGTGCGTCATCAACATTGTAATCTTCTCGTAATTTTTGCTGTGCAAATTCAATAAGCAAAATGGCATTTTTCGTAACGAGTCCCATTAACATAATTATGCCTATCATGCCGTAAATAGAAAGTGGATATTGAGTTATTAAAAGTGCTATAAAAGATCCGGAAAATGCTAAGGGAACACTCAACATAATAGCAAAAGGTGCAATGACATTCTCAAATTGTGAGCACAAAACCATGAATATAAATAAGGTTGCTAAAAGAAGTGTGGTCGAAATTGTTTTCACCATTTTTTGAACATCTTCTGCTTCCCCGCTGAAACTATTTGTGACTCCCAATGGTTTTGTTTTATTTACAAATTCTTGGATTTTTTGGGTCACTCCATTTAAATCTTTTCCAGAATATTGCGCTGAAATGGTCATTTTTGTATTGCCATTAAGGTGTGAAATAGAGGGTTCAATTTTGACATTTTCAAACGATGCCACACTTGATAACAAAACGGAGGAATTATTTGCAGAAGGAATATGAACACTCGTGATATCGGCTATTGTCTGATTATTTTCCATAGGTAACAGCATTTTTATATCAAAATATCGACCATTTGCATAAAAATCACCAACACGAACGCCGCCGTATAATAATTTTAAAGTGTTTGCCATATCATTTATATTTACTTCTAAATCGGCTGCTTTTAAATTATTAGGAATAATGCGTAATTCATAAATAGGATCTTTTGCCGAACTATTTATCTGGGTGACATTAGGAATTTCACTCATAAATTTAATAATATCTTTAGAATATTCATTCATTAATTCAGAATTACTTGACATCAAATTAACTCGAATGGGTTCATACCCGCTATCACCAAATCCTAATTTTTCAAAGGGAGAACGAATAAATTTTTGGGCATCCTTTGTTAGGTGTTCTGAAAATTCATTTTTTGTAAAATTTCTTTTATCGGTTTTTACAAGCATAATATTATAAAGAATATTATTTGAAGTGGTTCCTTCACCTGCTGCAATATTCATAACGACATTTTCAACTCCAGGATAACTGCGAATATATTCTTCTAATTCTTTACCGCGCTCTATTGAAATATTTAAGGGAGTTCCATGTTGTAAATCTAACTTGAAATTGACCATACTATTATCTTCTTCTGGTGAAAAAGCAATGGGTACAAATTTAAGTAAGACAATACTTATTATGAATATAATAACCGCACTAAAAATTGTTGTTTTTTTATAATTTAAAAATTTCCTTAAAGAATTTTGATAAAATAATTGAATTTTTTCAAATTTTTTATCAAATAAAGCGGCATACTTATTTTTTCCGTCTTCTTCATTTTTAGAATCCTTTAATATTCTGCTACTCATCATAGGAACAATAGTGAAGGCTACAAAAAGTGAAATTAGAACGGCTGTGGCAACAGTAATGCCAAATTCAAAAAAATATTTTCCAAGAAGTCCGTCCATAAAAGCCACGGGAACAAAAACAGCAACAATAGCAAGAGTAACGGCAATGGCAGCTAAGCCAATTTCGTCGGTACCTTCATCGGCTGCTTGAAAAGAGCTTTTTCCGAATTTTTTATGTCGATGAATATTTTCAATGACAACAATAGCATCATCAATTAAAATACCAACTGACAAAGTCAGCGCCATTAATGTAATACTATTTATGGTAAAATTAAGAGCATGTGCAATAGCTAAAGTACCAATTAAGGATGTGGGAATGGCAACGGCACAAATTAATGTATTTCTCCAATCATGAAGAAAGATAAAGACAATTAAAACAGCAAAGAAAGATCCCGTTAATAATTCAAAAATACTTGAATGATAAGATTCAACAATATATTCAGAATTATCCTGAGTAATAACAATATTTATTTTATTATTATTCTCAAATTTAATTTTTGCAACTTTTTGTTTAATCTCTTTTGCAATATTAACAATATTTCCTTGGTGGTCTTTAATAATAGAAAGAGTGATTGTTTTATTTCCATTGAGTTCGCTATAATTTGATATTTCGGCATGAGTATCTTTAATAGTAGCTATGTCCTCAATACGGATAAGAGATTTATCATTCATAATAATCGGCATTTTTGCAATTTTGTCTATGCTATCGGGAATATTATAAGTTGAAATGCTCTTGAATTTACTTTCTCCACGCAGATTACCAGAGGGTTTATTTACAATCTGATCTTTTATTTTATTTTCAATCTGATTTGGAGAAATTTTCATGGCGTTTATCATTGAGGAATTTAAAAGAATTTGAATTTCTCTTGTTTCATCTCCTGTTATTTGAATGGCTCCCACTCCCTCAATATTTTGCAATTGAGGTTTGAGAGTATCTCTAACGAAATAAGATAAATCTTGAAATGAAATAGAGGAAGAAGAAACATTAAGAGAAAGAATGCTCTTATCATTGCTATTTATTCTTTGAATTTTTGGAGTTTCCGATTCTTTAGGGAAATCAATATAACTAAGTTTATCACGAACATCAGAAAGAGCTCTATCAATATTTACATTTAAATTAAATTCCAAAAAAACGTCGGCTCCATCTTGGAAGGCATAGCCATGCATATTTTTTAAATTAGAAAGACCTTTAAATTGCTCTTCCATGGGTTTTAATAATATTTCTTCGGCTGTTTTAGGATTCACGCCTTTATATTTTATATTCACACTTATAAAGGGCATGTCGACATTGGGATTGTCCTGAATTCCAAGTTTAGTAAATGACATCAATCCAAAAATGATAATTAAAAAATTGATCATTACTGTAAAATAAGGTCTTTTTATAGAAATTTTAGAAATTAACATGAAGGACTCTTTATTAAATTGATTTGAGCAAGATTTCTAAAAATACACCGGGAGCTAATTTATCGGAAAAGGAAGTGACATCGGCATAAATATCAAACGTTCTTGTTATTGGATCGATTACTTGAACAACGCGATTAATTGTTGCCTCACCTTTATTTCCCGTAATAGGATTTTTTACTTCTAATTTCATTCCTACTTTTAATTGATTAAAATAGGTAATTGGAATTTGGGAATACAATTTAAAATTATTCATTTGAGAAATTTGGAATATAGCACTTCCTGTTGATACGTAGTCACCTACAAATTGTAAGGACTGAGTAATAATACCTGCATAAGGAGCGGTCAATTGAGTTGATTTTAAAGTATATTCTTTTCCTTCAAGTTGAACCTGAGCAGCATTCAATTCAAGTTTATTTAATTGCAATAAATTTTTTTCTTTTTCTAATGTAGATAAATTTACAATTCCATTTTTGTATTGTTGTTCTATTCTTTGGACATTTTTTTCTTGCTGTATAACATCTAAGTTCTTTTTTTCTACTTCAATTTTTGCCATTTTGACATCAATTTTTGCCTGATTATCTTCTAATGATGCTAAAATTTGTCCTTGTTTTACTTCATCACCTGGATGAACGTATAATTTTGTAATTGATCCTGATGTTAAAAATCCTATTTTACTTTGATTTTCCGCTTTAATTGTAGCAGAAATTCTGGGGGTATTTTCGGATTGTAAATTGGTATCAATAATTTTATTTTCTTTTGGTGTTATCTTTTTAGAAGAATCTTGATTTTTATTTGTATTTTCTGCAAGGGCAATGCTCTCTTCTTTTTTATTTGTTTCGATAACTGGCAGTGTTGCTTTATTTGTGTTGTTTTTTGAGCAACTCATAAAAGATATTAAAATTAAAAAATAGATAGTAAATAAATTGAACACTTTTATTTTTTTCATAATTCACCCTGTCGTATTTGCATTAGGTAATTGTCCAATAGCCGCTTGTAATTGAATCCAAGAAAAATCTATATCTCCTCGTAATTTAGAAAGTGAAATTTTTGCGCTTATATATGAATTTTGTACTTGAATAAGTTCTGATGCCGTTAAGTTTCCTGTTTTGTATTTAATTTGCGAAAGTTTATAGGCCTCTTCAAGGGCTTCTGTCGCTAATTTAGATTTGGGTAATATTTGAATATTTGAATTTAAATTATAATATGCCTGAGAGATTTCATTTCTAATATCAAATTCTTTTTTAGTTTTATTTAATTTTAACTTTTCTCTTTCATTAATTTGTGACATTCTCTTTTCTGTAGAAAGCCCCCCATCCCAAATACTCCAGGAAAGTTTTAATCCAAAGTTTAGAGAATTGCTTGGTTCTGGTGCATTTATATCAATAGATTCCAGAGAATTATTTCTTTGGTAGGCTGCAAACGCATCAATTTTAGGAAAATATTCAAAATTTGTTTGTTTTATAAAATTATCTTGAGAAATAATTTTCTTATCAATTATTTTTAAATCACTTCTATTTTTTTCATTTTCAGAAACTAATATATTGAGTTCTGGCATTTTATTTTGATATGTTTCCCATTGTGATTGAGAGTGACTTTGAAATTGTATAGAAACATCACTATTTAATTTTAATAAATTTTTTAATTCTGAGACTCTATTTTGAAATAAATTTTGCGCCATTTCAAATTCAACTTCTGAATTTGTGAACTTTGCTTGCATTTGTAGAACATCAATTTTTGTTTTACTTTCGTCACCACTTTCAAATAGAATCTTGGTATCATTCCATTGTTTTTGAGCATTTTCTAGGTCATTCCGTTTTATTTCCATATCCTGGAAGGCTTGCTGTGCTTTGATAAAGGCCTGGGCTCCATCTGTGCGTGCCTTAATTTTGCTGTCTTCAGCTTGGAAAGTAGCAGCATCATACTGTGCTGAATATTGCTGAATTTTGTAAAAACTTTGCCATATTCCCGTTATGGGTTGTTCTACTTTGAGGCCTGCGCTAGAGGCTTGGTTTGATTGTCCCGTATTAAAGTTTTGAATATTTTGAGGAAACCATTCTGCATTTGCATTTGCTGAAATGTTAGGACCAAAATTAAAATAGCTTAGGGTATGAAGGTTATCATTGTAGTTAAGCTCTATATTTGCAGACTTAACTTCCGTTGAATTGTCTTCTGCAAGTTCCATAGTCGATTGGAGCGAGAGCGTTAAGGTGTTATTTTCTTTGATAATTTCTTGTGCAAATATGTCTATAGGATTCAAAAAAAATGGCAAAATAGTACAATAAAAAATTGTTTTGAAATACATAATTTTAAAACCAACACTATAAAATAGATAATTTTTAAAAAGAGATCATAAAATAGATAATTCTA is a window encoding:
- a CDS encoding efflux RND transporter periplasmic adaptor subunit; translated protein: MKKIKVFNLFTIYFLILISFMSCSKNNTNKATLPVIETNKKEESIALAENTNKNQDSSKKITPKENKIIDTNLQSENTPRISATIKAENQSKIGFLTSGSITKLYVHPGDEVKQGQILASLEDNQAKIDVKMAKIEVEKKNLDVIQQEKNVQRIEQQYKNGIVNLSTLEKEKNLLQLNKLELNAAQVQLEGKEYTLKSTQLTAPYAGIITQSLQFVGDYVSTGSAIFQISQMNNFKLYSQIPITYFNQLKVGMKLEVKNPITGNKGEATINRVVQVIDPITRTFDIYADVTSFSDKLAPGVFLEILLKSI
- a CDS encoding transporter substrate-binding domain-containing protein, with the translated sequence MINFNYFIVKFIILFNAAYLFFFYNNLAYSDAITEIKNKNEIVFGVKDNLVPFGYIKKIDQKTRILEGYDIDFANEIANRLKVKAVFKTVNSSTRIPLLLKKEVDVLICTMTMTKERKEQIDFSYQYFVSKQKFLVRKGTVAELKDLDGKIIITSKGSTAESNTKKYLPKATILGLEDYSQAAHALYLEKIFAITTDESVLVGILANIKSKPDFEITHFDISSEPYGIGVRKNSDDLLKLINDILEDMETSGRAKEIFNKWFGSDSLFPLTRDFKIEHANTHSDTKNSK
- a CDS encoding HAMP domain-containing methyl-accepting chemotaxis protein, which produces MKKKSLPFKLYTSIFILLSLIFMTSIYTISMIITTNKFADETGLSWLPSVDTAQRIVAQIVLLKSLQFELLTISDKDNYHDQLMVINDTIKSVNALIAIYETEITGPEERAELQKFLPMWDEIRSLVNEIFKNSGKNDEKGALLLIKTKAIPLMKNAESSFFEIADINYKGALNSTRKGAYFTKVTIIGMIIIFSLSLIISIIIFRIVNISTRSIINGIENLKKQSISTNDIAMLLKKDSNSLSKTVIEQGDAVLKTGAAVNQITSMVNKTSENSIESRKIAESATSKANEGQTIMKKLVFAMHNIQESNNKLQEISAIISQINSKTTVINDIVAKTELLSLNASIESARAGEHGKGFAVVAEEVGVLAKISGKSASEIQELITKSQEQVNKILGVTKVKIDEGKLVTTEAQTAFQKIADDISTMTNTISQISEATQEQEIGIRQIATSMGDIDKSTQYCKETAETNSNSAIKLVEESTKLDSTAKEIEILIKGDL
- a CDS encoding HAMP domain-containing methyl-accepting chemotaxis protein, with the protein product MGNKSLSFKIITSISILGFLILFSCVYCITMINKAQFYANDVGTSWMPSIEAIARINVLAGNMSRRSILVMANAAIKDTEGREQNFADIEKFSTNLDKEIKDYITLGLLGPGEQPFYDVTLATYKTYMEDMNKELNLVKEGKAAEAINHYNTTGKKNLFKFLEAVDKEADFNAKGGENATKQGNYLTSLTNWTMSIVITLSLIIMTAIVLIILKLTNTIKLGIIELKRQGENTMKISHTLKNSSETLSASVTEQAASVHETTAAINEITSMVNKTAENAQESNNVAKSASSKAESSQETMKKLVNSMETIQESNSQLQNIAEIINQIHTKTSVINDIVSKTELLSLNASIESARAGEYGKGFAVVAEEVGNLAKISGKSAQEIQELITKSQEEVNKILNITKDRVAEGKSVTSEAQESFMHISEDIVNMVSVIDQISAATKEQDIGVRQITTAMSEIDRATQKNQIAVNETAQSSNELVDQGQKLKQTTHTIELLILGSDKTA
- a CDS encoding efflux RND transporter permease subunit encodes the protein MLISKISIKRPYFTVMINFLIIIFGLMSFTKLGIQDNPNVDMPFISVNIKYKGVNPKTAEEILLKPMEEQFKGLSNLKNMHGYAFQDGADVFLEFNLNVNIDRALSDVRDKLSYIDFPKESETPKIQRINSNDKSILSLNVSSSSISFQDLSYFVRDTLKPQLQNIEGVGAIQITGDETREIQILLNSSMINAMKISPNQIENKIKDQIVNKPSGNLRGESKFKSISTYNIPDSIDKIAKMPIIMNDKSLIRIEDIATIKDTHAEISNYSELNGNKTITLSIIKDHQGNIVNIAKEIKQKVAKIKFENNNKINIVITQDNSEYIVESYHSSIFELLTGSFFAVLIVFIFLHDWRNTLICAVAIPTSLIGTLAIAHALNFTINSITLMALTLSVGILIDDAIVVIENIHRHKKFGKSSFQAADEGTDEIGLAAIAVTLAIVAVFVPVAFMDGLLGKYFFEFGITVATAVLISLFVAFTIVPMMSSRILKDSKNEEDGKNKYAALFDKKFEKIQLFYQNSLRKFLNYKKTTIFSAVIIFIISIVLLKFVPIAFSPEEDNSMVNFKLDLQHGTPLNISIERGKELEEYIRSYPGVENVVMNIAAGEGTTSNNILYNIMLVKTDKRNFTKNEFSEHLTKDAQKFIRSPFEKLGFGDSGYEPIRVNLMSSNSELMNEYSKDIIKFMSEIPNVTQINSSAKDPIYELRIIPNNLKAADLEVNINDMANTLKLLYGGVRVGDFYANGRYFDIKMLLPMENNQTIADITSVHIPSANNSSVLLSSVASFENVKIEPSISHLNGNTKMTISAQYSGKDLNGVTQKIQEFVNKTKPLGVTNSFSGEAEDVQKMVKTISTTLLLATLFIFMVLCSQFENVIAPFAIMLSVPLAFSGSFIALLITQYPLSIYGMIGIIMLMGLVTKNAILLIEFAQQKLREDYNVDDALLEAAFIRFRPILMTTLTMIAGMLPLLFHSGPGSSGANAMGVTVIGGLISSTLLTLFIVPCAYSMLIRSTNKKWRITFSKDKK
- a CDS encoding HAMP domain-containing methyl-accepting chemotaxis protein, which translates into the protein MNSKSLNFKIMSSIFLLGILILFTSIYCIFMINKTQLYANELAINWLPSIDAFADITTQVGNVSRRHVTILSEYGYNNLKDIDKLKEGLETFKAKLDKNLKEYDTSGLLSVDLGEKPYYDEVMKYYNLFIQSINYEQDLLKQGKKQEAMQDFRENGNVNLFKLLEAESKETQFNKDGAETSSKKGSYLTALTNWTMSIVIISSIVIILVITGIILKLTQKIKTAIEELKQQGDSTMKISQTLKHSSQSLSASVTAQAASVHETTAAINEITSMVNKTSENAEVSAKVAKEASNEADASQETMKKLVSSMETIQESNSQLQNIAQIITQIHTKTSVINDIVSKTELLSLNASIESARAGEYGKGFAVVAEEVGNLAKVSGKSAQEIQELIVKSQEEVNKILNVTKDRVAEGKAVTNEAQKSFLHISEDIINMVSVIEQISAATKEQDVGVRQITLAMSEIDRGTQKNQLAVNETAHSSNELVEQGEKLIKTTSEIELLIMGSTKRAS